Below is a window of Deltaproteobacteria bacterium DNA.
TATCATCGAGGGTCAGGTAGCTTCCGGTCCCAAAGTAGACCATCAGATTCCGGCACCTTCGATCCGAAGGATCTTTGCAGTAGAAGGAGAGACCCACCGGTTGAGTGATCGGCTGGATCTGCCCGTTCCGGTCCCTGGCCTGAAAAATCTCCTCGACTTTCCAGGCGGCAGGTTCAAGAGGTTCGTAGGTCTTGGGAGTCTCCTGGCAGGTGATGTCGAGCCTGTAAACCTTTCCGAAAAGATCGGCAGTGAAAACACTGTCAGCATACTCATCCTCGTTAATGTCCACGGCTCTCGGGCTTGTCAGCATGTTTGGAGCGCGGACGGAAACGAGAAGCGGTGTCCCATCAAGATTCTTCCCTGTTTCCAGATCGAAAGCAAGAAGGTATCCCTTCCCATCGTCATTGTTGAATCCGCTGCCGACAAAGGCGACCCACCTGCCCTCTGTCCGTCCGCTCTGAAAAATCTTCTCTACTGCCGGAATAGACCAACTCTCCCCCAGGTGGGGATCGGAAAACTCCCACTTTGGTTCGAAGCCGTCAGCCCCCGGATCTGTAACGTCCAGGGCAAAGTAGGCCTTGCCTCCCTGTCTCTCTCCTCCGATGAGGAGGGTCCTCCACTGTGGTTCGAGCCCTCCCGCCTCACCGTCCGGGTCGATAAAGACATCGACTACAGTGGGGGTCAGATCCACGAAGTACTGGTGACAATCGTCATAATCCGGATCCGTAAGGACCTTCAATTTGCCGAGCAGGTTGTTGGGAATAAAGGCCCACGCTTCCTTCCCCCCATTCGGGTCGTCGACGTAAAAGGCGTGGATCATCCCGTCATTGGAACCCACATAGACCATCCTCTCTCTCCGGGTTTTACTCCGCCGGAACAGAATGTATGAGAGATCAGTGAAATACCAATTCGGCGGACCCACCACGACGGGCGTGGAATGGACTATGTCCCCCAGCCTGTGCCCCCCACGCCTCCGCAAGCCGGCAATCTCGTGCCCTCGAACAAAATCGACTATAGCCTCTCCCTCCTCCGCATCGGCCGCCCCGAGCAGCGTGCAGAGCTCCTTGTTGTCAATTCCCGTGGCGGACAGGTTCACCCCGGAGAACTCCACTTTCTCATCCATGCCCGTGGAACTCTTCAATGCCGTCCATATGCTACGATCCTCAGGGCTCGTGGCGTTCAAGAGAGCTCCGGCCTCCCACCGCGGGCTCTCCCGGTCGAAGTCCACATCCCCGTCCACCTCAAAGGCCTCGAGAAAACCTTTCCAACCAGCCGGGTGGAAGGATGCGCGAAAGACGAGATCCTTCGTGCTCGTCGCGGTGGAAACAACGGCCGCTCCGGTCCCGGAGGAGATGGACATGAGAACCTCTCTCATAGCCTTCTCAAGTGCCCTTCGAAGCCCCTGAAAATCGTCGGCCGTGTAAAAATACCTGTGGTAAAGAGGGCTGTTCGGGTCGCTCCATTCCGCCTCTTGACCGTGCAGCCCGTTCCCGTTGAAAGCGGTATTCAGAAGCAGTCTGCTGCTCACAGTAAAGCCGATGGTGTATGTTACGATGTTTCTCTTTTCTCTCTCCCTCTGCAGATCGGGCCTGGCATCCGATTGGTACAGGTGGTAGGCAATATCGTCAAGATAGTCTGAGCCTTGCCCGGGATACCGGCCGGTTTCGTCCCCCTTCCACCCGTTTGCTTCGGTACCTCCGCTGTCCCCATCCCAGTCCTTCTTCATATAGTCGCTCAGGTCGTCTCCGTCCCTGGTTGGCAGGCCGTCGGTGATCAGAATGACGAAGTTTTTCTGACACCAATACTGAACAGGACCCTCTTGCTTGTCCGAAAAATAATCCCAAGCATCTTCCAGAGCCTCGGCCAGAGGGGTATACCCGGAAGCCCAGATCTCGTTCACGGCTCGATCGAGATCCTCCAGACTAGAGGGTATCCCGGCTTTGATCTCCCCTCCCTCGCTACCATCGAAAATCATGAGGCCAAAACGCACCTCTGTGGTGGATCTGAACACCTCCTTGACGGCTCTCTTTGCCGTCAGGATCCTCGTCAACAGATCCCTCTTTGCCGGGTCGTCCTGCAATGCCTTCAAGGC
It encodes the following:
- a CDS encoding VWA domain-containing protein → MLIIFDTSGSMANIIWLDGFDPTVDYSTPLLSEGKEVVFAREKKNCFPDNHRVTFQTSEGRVKLRYRKCMSSTKICSGSDYQTRWSEADGYFYFDRRKGTFIDQDDYDPGDSQHIKAFLPYATYSVDVRDTGAYSTWYNFNYLNWIFYYSTQAQRDALKALQDDPAKRDLLTRILTAKRAVKEVFRSTTEVRFGLMIFDGSEGGEIKAGIPSSLEDLDRAVNEIWASGYTPLAEALEDAWDYFSDKQEGPVQYWCQKNFVILITDGLPTRDGDDLSDYMKKDWDGDSGGTEANGWKGDETGRYPGQGSDYLDDIAYHLYQSDARPDLQREREKRNIVTYTIGFTVSSRLLLNTAFNGNGLHGQEAEWSDPNSPLYHRYFYTADDFQGLRRALEKAMREVLMSISSGTGAAVVSTATSTKDLVFRASFHPAGWKGFLEAFEVDGDVDFDRESPRWEAGALLNATSPEDRSIWTALKSSTGMDEKVEFSGVNLSATGIDNKELCTLLGAADAEEGEAIVDFVRGHEIAGLRRRGGHRLGDIVHSTPVVVGPPNWYFTDLSYILFRRSKTRRERMVYVGSNDGMIHAFYVDDPNGGKEAWAFIPNNLLGKLKVLTDPDYDDCHQYFVDLTPTVVDVFIDPDGEAGGLEPQWRTLLIGGERQGGKAYFALDVTDPGADGFEPKWEFSDPHLGESWSIPAVEKIFQSGRTEGRWVAFVGSGFNNDDGKGYLLAFDLETGKNLDGTPLLVSVRAPNMLTSPRAVDINEDEYADSVFTADLFGKVYRLDITCQETPKTYEPLEPAAWKVEEIFQARDRNGQIQPITQPVGLSFYCKDPSDRRCRNLMVYFGTGSYLTLDDKKKTSDQIPLQSFYGIKDEFRHITRDQEGMKDRTVSGDCEENPDPTKIKGWYVDLRPGERVSSPPLVVGGLVFFLTFIPIDDPCQAGGKTYLYYREFDTGCVPNRTVFKEEDPDPPGEARPVGRIEIGRGYASELLYYAKTSEMLIQTSDHEIHGKTAVLGRSGLSSYSWREVFY